In one window of Sinorhizobium chiapasense DNA:
- a CDS encoding ABC transporter ATP-binding protein, with translation MAAIELRKLSKHFGAYTALSELDLAIRDGEFLVLLGPSGCGKSTTMRIVAGLEEPSSGEILIDGRRVNDVPARDRDLAMVFQNYALYPHMTVGENIAYPLKLRKVARPEREELVRAAAKRVDMLHLLTRRPAELSGGQRQRVALARAIVRKPQVFLMDEPLSNLDAKLRTVMRGELKNLQRDLGVTTIYVTHDQVEAMTLADRIVVLNKAVIQQIGAPAEIYARPANTFVAGFIGSPPMNLLPGRVEGGSFENEGGKFPLDQAAGELTLGIRPEHVSLARDGCGHFTGTVFASELLGDCTILTAKAGDALIAAKLPPEAGLEMGRPVSLKFETGRMHLFDAKTGERRGEA, from the coding sequence ATGGCCGCAATCGAGTTGCGTAAACTCTCGAAGCATTTCGGCGCCTATACCGCACTCAGCGAGTTGGACCTTGCCATCCGCGACGGCGAGTTCCTGGTTCTGCTGGGCCCCTCCGGGTGCGGCAAGTCGACGACGATGCGGATCGTCGCGGGCCTGGAGGAACCGAGCTCGGGCGAGATCCTGATCGACGGGCGCCGCGTCAACGATGTGCCTGCCCGTGACCGCGACCTCGCCATGGTGTTTCAGAACTATGCGCTCTATCCGCATATGACCGTCGGCGAGAATATCGCCTATCCGCTGAAGCTCCGGAAGGTGGCGCGGCCCGAACGGGAAGAGCTGGTCCGGGCCGCCGCGAAGCGGGTGGACATGCTGCATCTCTTGACCCGGCGTCCGGCCGAGCTTTCCGGCGGACAGCGGCAGCGCGTGGCACTGGCCAGGGCCATCGTGCGCAAGCCGCAGGTCTTCCTGATGGACGAGCCGCTCTCCAACCTGGATGCCAAGCTGCGCACGGTGATGCGCGGTGAGCTGAAGAACCTGCAGCGCGACCTCGGGGTCACGACCATCTATGTGACCCACGACCAGGTCGAAGCGATGACGCTTGCCGACCGCATCGTCGTCTTGAACAAGGCGGTGATCCAGCAGATCGGCGCTCCGGCCGAAATCTACGCCCGCCCCGCCAATACCTTCGTCGCGGGGTTCATCGGCTCACCTCCGATGAATCTCCTGCCTGGCCGTGTTGAGGGCGGATCGTTCGAGAACGAGGGTGGAAAATTTCCGCTGGACCAGGCCGCGGGTGAGCTGACGCTCGGCATTCGGCCCGAACACGTCAGCCTCGCGCGAGACGGGTGCGGCCATTTCACGGGCACGGTGTTTGCCTCGGAACTGCTCGGCGACTGCACCATCCTCACCGCCAAGGCCGGCGACGCGCTGATCGCAGCGAAGCTTCCGCCGGAGGCAGGCCTTGAGATGGGCAGGCCGGTCAGCTTGAAATTCGAAACCGGGCGCATGCACCTCTTCGACGCGAAGACCGGCGAACGGAGGGGGGAGGC
- a CDS encoding SDR family NAD(P)-dependent oxidoreductase: protein MEFKGKVVAVTGGAKGIGRSCVELFAARGGQVVFSDIDEASGEALAASLGESVAFIRGDVRKLEDMQAMAALAEARFGGLDIVVNNAAVALNGVIDEIDEERWTTVIDTNLTGCWRTLKACVPLLRKRGGGAVVNLSSVQGLIGFQGWPAYAATKGAIIALTRQCAIDLAKVGIRVNAVAPGTIMTPMNEKIFDEVEDAQALIDTWNRAHPIGRFGQPEEVAELVAFLASDKASFITGEIVRCDGGLAIRGE from the coding sequence ATGGAATTCAAGGGTAAAGTCGTGGCCGTGACGGGCGGCGCCAAGGGTATCGGCCGGTCCTGCGTCGAGTTGTTCGCGGCTCGGGGCGGCCAGGTGGTGTTCTCAGACATCGACGAGGCGAGCGGCGAGGCGCTTGCCGCCTCGCTCGGCGAGTCCGTGGCCTTCATCCGCGGCGACGTGCGCAAACTCGAGGACATGCAGGCCATGGCGGCGCTTGCCGAGGCGCGGTTCGGCGGCCTGGACATCGTCGTGAACAATGCGGCGGTGGCACTCAACGGCGTGATCGATGAGATCGACGAGGAGCGCTGGACGACCGTGATCGACACGAACCTGACCGGCTGCTGGCGGACGCTAAAGGCCTGCGTGCCGCTCTTGCGCAAGCGAGGCGGCGGGGCGGTGGTCAACCTCTCATCGGTCCAGGGCCTGATCGGCTTTCAGGGCTGGCCGGCTTACGCCGCGACCAAGGGCGCGATCATCGCACTCACCCGGCAATGCGCGATCGACCTCGCCAAGGTGGGCATCCGCGTAAACGCAGTGGCGCCAGGCACGATCATGACGCCGATGAACGAGAAGATCTTCGACGAGGTCGAGGACGCACAGGCGCTGATCGACACCTGGAATCGGGCGCATCCGATCGGCCGCTTCGGCCAGCCGGAAGAAGTCGCCGAACTTGTGGCCTTCCTCGCCTCGGACAAAGCGAGCTTCATCACCGGCGAGATCGTGCGTTGCGACGGCGGCCTCGCCATCCGGGGAGAATGA
- a CDS encoding enoyl-CoA hydratase/isomerase family protein — MALIEPSNLIPGVRQILFNRPDKLNALSTPLMREFESALEEAAADPEVRVIVLRGAGGKAFVAGADIAEYQGHKRAEFIAYQLNSRRVFDRLERIPKPVICAVDGFALGGGFEIALCCDILVLSETAQLGLPEGRLGLCPGGGGTQRLLRAVGKYAASDLLLAGWRMAAERALALGIAAEVVPAEGMDEAILRRARACLKIAPLAAAEMKRLLREGADAGIETAKSLEQETLFRLYSTADGQEGIDAFLEKRDPQFRME; from the coding sequence ATGGCGCTGATCGAACCCTCGAACCTTATTCCCGGCGTCCGGCAGATACTCTTCAACCGGCCCGACAAGCTGAATGCGCTGTCCACGCCGCTCATGCGCGAATTCGAGTCCGCGCTGGAGGAGGCCGCTGCCGACCCCGAAGTGCGGGTCATCGTGCTTCGCGGTGCAGGCGGCAAGGCCTTCGTCGCCGGGGCGGACATCGCCGAATATCAGGGACACAAGCGGGCGGAATTCATCGCCTACCAGCTCAACTCCCGCCGCGTCTTCGACCGGCTCGAGCGCATTCCGAAGCCGGTGATCTGCGCGGTCGACGGTTTCGCGCTGGGCGGCGGCTTCGAGATCGCGCTCTGCTGCGACATCCTGGTCCTTTCCGAAACCGCGCAGCTTGGCCTGCCCGAAGGGCGGCTGGGACTCTGCCCCGGCGGCGGCGGCACGCAAAGGTTGCTGCGCGCCGTCGGCAAGTATGCTGCTTCCGATCTGCTGCTGGCGGGCTGGCGGATGGCGGCCGAGCGCGCGCTGGCACTTGGAATTGCTGCCGAGGTGGTGCCCGCGGAGGGGATGGACGAGGCGATCCTGCGCCGGGCGCGCGCCTGCCTGAAGATCGCGCCGCTTGCTGCGGCGGAGATGAAGCGGCTGCTGCGCGAGGGTGCAGACGCCGGCATCGAGACGGCCAAGAGCCTGGAGCAGGAAACGCTGTTCCGGCTCTATTCGACGGCTGACGGTCAGGAAGGCATCGATGCCTTCCTCGAAAAACGTGATCCCCAATTCAGGATGGAATAG